A genomic window from Sulfurospirillum diekertiae includes:
- the selA gene encoding L-seryl-tRNA(Sec) selenium transferase, with the protein MNSLRALPKVDKCVAHSLFEGCNATLVMKIARTKIEEIRQKLIHKEIESFDEEALMHEIKKAYDALFEPSLIPLINATGVILHTNMGRSLISKALLDRASEVICNYSNLEYNVALGSRGERYEHVSTHLKELLNVEDVLVVNNNAAAVFLILNTFAKNREVVVSRGELVEIGGSFRIPEVMKQSGAILNEVGATNKTKIIDYANAINQNTAMLMKVHQSNFSIEGFSEAVEYETLKQLASNNNLLDYYDLGSGYVPKLPYNLGNREHSLEEILACHPSLISFSGDKLFGSVQAGIIAGRADLIAKLKKNQLLRMLRVDKITLSLLEESIKAYLAEEYEQIPTLWLLFRSVEALKQRALHVKESVGKNTCEVIESETYMGGGTLPNRRFPTIALHVKGKATALERQFREKHVIGRIENDQFLLDFRTILPNIEEKLIEIIKSIVGKQ; encoded by the coding sequence ATGAATAGCCTAAGAGCCCTTCCTAAAGTAGACAAATGCGTTGCACACTCCCTTTTTGAAGGCTGTAATGCAACCTTAGTGATGAAAATTGCTAGAACAAAAATCGAAGAAATACGCCAAAAACTAATCCACAAAGAGATCGAAAGCTTTGATGAAGAAGCTTTGATGCACGAGATCAAAAAGGCATATGATGCCCTTTTTGAGCCTTCCTTGATACCCCTCATCAATGCCACAGGTGTTATTTTACACACCAATATGGGCAGAAGCCTCATCTCTAAAGCCTTGCTGGATCGCGCGAGCGAAGTCATCTGCAACTACTCTAATTTAGAGTATAACGTCGCATTAGGAAGTCGCGGAGAGCGCTACGAACATGTTAGCACGCATCTGAAAGAACTTTTGAATGTTGAAGATGTACTGGTCGTCAATAACAATGCCGCAGCCGTTTTTTTGATCTTAAATACTTTTGCCAAGAACAGAGAAGTGGTCGTTTCACGAGGTGAGCTTGTTGAAATCGGTGGCAGCTTTCGCATCCCTGAAGTGATGAAACAAAGTGGCGCTATTTTGAATGAAGTTGGAGCAACCAATAAAACCAAAATCATCGACTACGCCAACGCCATTAATCAAAACACGGCAATGCTGATGAAAGTGCATCAGTCCAACTTCTCTATCGAAGGTTTTAGCGAAGCGGTAGAGTATGAAACACTCAAACAACTGGCTTCAAACAATAATCTTTTGGACTACTACGATCTAGGAAGCGGCTATGTCCCCAAACTGCCCTACAACCTCGGTAACCGTGAGCACTCCTTAGAAGAAATTCTTGCATGTCATCCTTCCTTGATTAGCTTTAGCGGTGACAAACTCTTTGGAAGTGTACAAGCGGGCATTATCGCGGGACGCGCTGATTTGATCGCAAAATTGAAAAAGAACCAACTTCTTCGTATGCTTCGTGTCGATAAAATCACGCTGAGCTTACTTGAAGAGAGCATCAAAGCGTATCTGGCAGAAGAGTATGAGCAAATTCCTACCCTTTGGCTTCTGTTTCGAAGTGTCGAAGCATTGAAGCAAAGAGCGTTACATGTCAAAGAGAGTGTCGGCAAAAATACATGTGAAGTTATCGAGAGTGAAACGTACATGGGCGGAGGTACATTGCCCAACCGACGCTTCCCCACAATCGCTTTACATGTAAAGGGTAAAGCGACTGCGTTGGAGAGACAATTTCGTGAAAAGCATGTCATCGGGCGCATTGAAAATGATCAATTTTTGCTCGACTTTCGCACCATTCTTCCAAACATTGAAGAAAAACTCATTGAAATCATCAAAAGTATTGTAGGCAAGCAGTAA
- a CDS encoding sensor histidine kinase — protein MTFFQFINQKLETIKFSNKTKILIFIILSGTMTIGFLMFVSIFALKYDYETLFQKHTQPQVDLEEIKDSYRVNIAETLHDIREKQISNDDAIEVIYLSQQIIHKQWNSYQFATNRHIGGLPYYASKWLSLFLVTPDIPEKTLFQQGIVEKVSVKMQNIDSKINIMLELLKYSKNEQASFLIDDILLETNSLNIYLSSLITTHLKQSITEKQVNDSLFQTSTVMLILLIGMIFFFITMVLLIIINHFKNLHNYLEENVLIKTKELRDLNDSLELRIRREVENSRKKDNIMFQQARLASLGEMLQNIAHQWRQPLGSLMMIIQSFESKFFAKKLDETFIASRVKDAQLLSSTMSDTLEDFRTFFNPNKSKKEFSINAVIQKAIDLSKYQLEREEITLELFIKDDLEVFGFKNELIHVLLNLIGNSKDILATKTDQSAKIIHIIAKQNSERIYINVIDNGGGIKSDIIPKVFDPYFTTKHKSVGTGIGLYMSKQMVEKHMHGKITCKNIRHKLGTKLFWACTMFTIEIPKNYINTNEGDDDEQAQF, from the coding sequence ATGACTTTCTTTCAATTTATTAACCAAAAACTAGAAACGATCAAGTTTTCCAATAAAACAAAAATTCTCATCTTTATCATCTTAAGTGGCACGATGACGATTGGTTTTTTGATGTTCGTCTCTATTTTTGCGCTCAAATATGACTACGAGACACTGTTTCAAAAACACACCCAACCTCAAGTTGATTTGGAAGAGATTAAAGACAGTTACAGAGTCAATATCGCTGAAACACTCCATGACATACGCGAAAAGCAGATTAGTAATGATGATGCTATTGAAGTCATCTATCTGAGTCAACAGATCATCCACAAACAATGGAATAGCTACCAATTTGCCACCAATCGCCATATTGGTGGGCTTCCTTATTACGCGAGTAAATGGCTCAGCCTCTTTTTGGTGACTCCCGATATTCCTGAAAAAACACTCTTTCAACAAGGTATTGTGGAAAAGGTGAGTGTCAAAATGCAAAATATCGATAGCAAAATCAATATTATGCTTGAACTGTTAAAATACTCTAAAAATGAGCAAGCTAGTTTTTTAATCGACGATATTCTTTTAGAAACCAACTCTTTGAATATCTACCTCTCTAGCCTGATTACCACGCATCTTAAACAGTCCATTACCGAAAAACAGGTCAATGACAGTCTCTTTCAAACCAGTACGGTGATGCTCATTCTTCTCATCGGTATGATCTTCTTTTTTATTACCATGGTGCTTCTCATCATCATCAACCATTTTAAAAATCTGCACAATTACCTTGAAGAGAACGTCTTGATTAAAACCAAAGAACTCCGTGATCTCAATGATTCGCTCGAACTTCGCATCAGACGTGAAGTCGAAAATAGCCGTAAAAAAGACAATATTATGTTCCAACAAGCCAGACTTGCGAGTCTGGGCGAAATGCTGCAAAACATTGCCCATCAATGGAGGCAACCGCTGGGGTCTTTGATGATGATTATCCAAAGTTTTGAAAGCAAATTTTTTGCCAAGAAACTCGATGAAACCTTCATTGCTTCACGTGTTAAAGATGCACAACTGCTCTCTTCCACGATGTCAGATACCTTAGAAGATTTTCGTACCTTCTTTAATCCGAACAAAAGTAAAAAAGAGTTTAGCATCAACGCTGTCATTCAAAAAGCGATTGACCTCTCCAAATATCAACTAGAGCGTGAGGAAATCACCCTTGAATTGTTTATCAAAGATGATCTAGAAGTCTTTGGCTTTAAAAATGAACTGATCCATGTTTTGCTCAATCTTATTGGCAATTCTAAAGATATTTTAGCAACCAAAACCGATCAATCAGCCAAGATCATACATATCATTGCCAAGCAAAATTCTGAGCGTATTTACATCAATGTTATTGATAATGGTGGTGGAATAAAAAGTGATATAATACCCAAAGTTTTTGACCCCTATTTTACGACCAAACACAAGAGTGTAGGTACTGGAATTGGGCTTTATATGTCCAAACAGATGGTCGAAAAACATATGCACGGTAAGATTACATGTAAAAATATTCGCCATAAATTAGGAACAAAACTTTTTTGGGCGTGTACGATGTTTACGATAGAAATACCAAAAAATTACATCAATACAAATGAGGGTGATGACGATGAACAAGCGCAATTTTGA
- a CDS encoding response regulator, protein MNKRNFELLGSFTILYIEDEADLLKHTTAVLEDFVKKIYPVQTIEEALKIIQSEKIDVIVADIHLKYSNGLDFLRTLKDDLEIELPCIVTTAFTDTEYLLDAIKLHVDNYIIKPVNIKELLNSLHDVLLPKIQAKEIERSYNIIKTISAVTDSKQVEIIRFIIKNLDYENILNYSYSEIMEQVNVSKPTVIKLFKQLSDQGILTKIQNKKYLFDETKLPLPVNA, encoded by the coding sequence ATGAACAAGCGCAATTTTGAATTACTTGGGAGCTTCACGATTCTTTACATTGAAGACGAGGCTGATCTACTGAAGCACACGACAGCTGTTCTTGAAGATTTTGTGAAAAAAATCTACCCCGTTCAAACCATTGAAGAAGCTTTGAAAATTATACAAAGCGAAAAAATAGACGTCATCGTCGCCGATATTCACCTCAAATACAGTAATGGTCTTGACTTCTTGCGTACCCTCAAAGATGATCTTGAAATTGAACTTCCCTGCATTGTGACGACCGCTTTTACCGATACGGAATATCTACTTGATGCGATTAAACTCCATGTCGATAATTACATCATCAAACCCGTTAACATCAAAGAACTTTTAAATTCCTTACACGATGTGCTGCTTCCTAAAATTCAAGCCAAAGAGATTGAGCGCTCTTACAATATCATCAAAACCATTTCTGCCGTAACCGATAGTAAGCAAGTGGAGATCATTCGATTTATCATTAAAAATTTGGACTATGAGAACATACTCAACTATTCGTATAGCGAGATTATGGAACAAGTTAATGTGAGTAAACCTACGGTTATTAAACTCTTTAAACAACTGAGTGACCAAGGAATTCTAACGAAGATTCAAAACAAAAAATACCTTTTTGATGAGACCAAACTACCGCTTCCGGTGAATGCATGA
- the selB gene encoding selenocysteine-specific translation elongation factor has translation MEYSIIGTAGHVDHGKTALITALTGFEGDSLEEEKRRGITINLSFSSMQDETKNVAFIDVPGHEKLLKNMIAGAFGFDASLVVVDANEGIMPQTKEHLEILNLLHVKNIIVALTKKDLATPEILEQQKYEITEHLKTLKNLHLVEIIPVSIYEPSSIQTLKNALFALPVTPKKSNGLFRYYVDRSFSIAGAGTVVTGTVLDGTIKVGEKLFAPELEKEFVIRNLQVHDHDVESAYSSQRTAINLQNAQKTSFEKGALLCKKGFIRGFDCADVWVESIGGHSLKHNAKVILYVGTKQVEARILFYEHDDKADKGYAKLQFNHKLFLVHDEPFILCSSGRTIGGGRVLNPINDPMKKRVKLELLKALDTKDFKTTFTILVEMHKHGFGLISSNQRFGLNHEEAKEIANEMSDVFVDEKGLVLYPITMQEELGRIVQAIYAKNAYALLSANSLSLKLKWASVALVESVLQNLCDEGILDFVNGVYKNAQIDIDNIETLIEDKLYDTLLKAEFTPEAPYNIYDELDIDRKMGDDALKSLTRAKKVVRLEHNLFVTTIALSAMMAHLRDIMRKENGIDIKAFKEHFDISRKYLVAYLDYLDNFEDVRKEGNRRVLG, from the coding sequence ATGGAATATAGCATCATTGGAACCGCAGGACACGTCGATCATGGTAAAACAGCCCTTATAACCGCGCTTACAGGCTTTGAGGGGGACAGTTTAGAAGAGGAAAAACGTCGAGGCATCACCATCAACCTCAGTTTTTCCAGTATGCAAGATGAGACCAAAAACGTCGCGTTTATCGACGTTCCAGGGCATGAAAAGCTGTTAAAAAATATGATTGCTGGAGCGTTTGGATTTGATGCAAGCTTGGTGGTGGTTGATGCCAATGAAGGTATTATGCCACAAACCAAAGAGCATTTAGAGATCTTAAATCTTTTACATGTAAAGAATATTATCGTAGCACTGACTAAAAAAGATCTTGCAACCCCAGAGATTCTTGAACAACAAAAATACGAAATCACCGAACATCTCAAAACATTGAAAAACCTTCATTTGGTAGAGATTATCCCCGTCAGTATTTATGAGCCTTCCTCCATTCAAACCCTTAAAAACGCGCTTTTTGCGCTACCCGTAACGCCTAAAAAAAGTAATGGACTTTTTCGTTACTACGTCGATCGCTCTTTCTCCATTGCAGGAGCGGGAACGGTTGTGACGGGAACAGTGCTTGATGGAACCATTAAAGTCGGTGAAAAGCTTTTTGCACCTGAACTGGAGAAAGAGTTCGTCATCCGTAACCTTCAAGTCCACGACCACGACGTTGAGAGTGCCTACTCCTCTCAGCGAACCGCAATTAATCTTCAAAATGCTCAAAAAACCTCTTTCGAAAAAGGGGCATTGCTGTGCAAAAAAGGGTTTATTCGTGGCTTTGACTGTGCCGATGTGTGGGTTGAAAGCATTGGAGGACATTCTCTCAAACACAATGCTAAAGTGATTTTGTATGTGGGTACGAAGCAAGTGGAAGCACGCATTTTGTTTTACGAACATGACGATAAAGCGGACAAAGGCTATGCTAAACTGCAATTTAACCATAAACTCTTTTTAGTCCACGATGAGCCGTTTATCCTCTGCTCCAGTGGTCGCACAATCGGTGGTGGACGCGTACTGAACCCAATCAATGACCCGATGAAGAAAAGGGTTAAATTAGAGCTTCTCAAAGCACTGGATACTAAAGATTTTAAAACGACATTTACCATTTTAGTGGAAATGCACAAGCACGGTTTTGGACTCATCTCGTCTAATCAACGCTTTGGACTGAACCACGAAGAAGCCAAAGAGATTGCCAACGAAATGAGTGATGTTTTTGTCGATGAAAAGGGCTTAGTCCTCTACCCTATAACGATGCAAGAAGAGTTGGGACGCATCGTTCAAGCCATTTACGCTAAAAATGCATATGCCCTCCTCTCAGCGAACTCTCTCTCTTTAAAACTCAAATGGGCGAGTGTTGCTTTAGTGGAGAGTGTGTTACAAAATCTTTGTGATGAAGGTATCCTTGATTTTGTGAATGGTGTCTATAAAAATGCGCAAATCGATATCGACAATATCGAAACCCTTATCGAAGATAAACTCTATGACACCTTGCTCAAAGCTGAATTTACACCCGAAGCACCCTATAACATTTACGATGAACTCGACATCGACCGTAAAATGGGTGATGATGCACTCAAAAGCCTCACCCGTGCTAAAAAGGTCGTACGCTTAGAGCATAACCTCTTTGTCACCACCATTGCATTAAGTGCCATGATGGCGCATCTAAGAGACATTATGCGCAAAGAAAACGGCATCGACATCAAAGCCTTTAAAGAGCACTTCGATATCAGCCGCAAATACTTAGTTGCCTACCTTGATTATCTCGATAATTTTGAAGATGTAAGAAAAGAGGGAAACAGAAGAGTTTTAGGGTAA
- a CDS encoding MarR family winged helix-turn-helix transcriptional regulator, with protein MKLRSNVKSYGERTDRSMQTWIQILRAFQKIRAKELKYINASGLSMNQFEVLEVLYHRGDLNIGAITKLIESTPGNVTVVVKNLIRDGLIEALPSPEDSRVRIVSITEKGKELIGSMFPQHASNLQSYFDVLSDEELIALYDLLRKLQKAQ; from the coding sequence ATGAAACTGAGATCAAATGTGAAAAGCTATGGTGAACGCACCGATAGAAGTATGCAAACCTGGATTCAAATCCTACGTGCATTTCAGAAAATCCGTGCCAAAGAGTTGAAGTACATCAACGCATCAGGCTTAAGCATGAATCAATTTGAAGTCTTAGAAGTCCTTTACCACCGTGGCGATTTGAATATAGGTGCTATCACCAAATTGATCGAAAGCACGCCTGGCAATGTCACCGTGGTTGTGAAAAATCTCATACGAGATGGTTTAATCGAAGCACTGCCCTCACCTGAAGATAGCCGTGTACGCATTGTCAGCATTACCGAGAAGGGAAAAGAACTCATCGGGAGCATGTTTCCTCAGCATGCAAGCAATCTGCAAAGCTATTTTGACGTGTTGAGCGATGAAGAGTTGATCGCATTGTACGATCTGTTACGTAAATTGCAAAAAGCGCAATAG